Genomic segment of Cronobacter dublinensis subsp. dublinensis LMG 23823:
CTCAATCGTGTGTTCATCGACAAAACGCGCGTCGCCTTGCAGGATCTGGCAGCGGTTGCGCTCGTAAAAACCCTGGCGCATGTTGGTCTGCTGGTTGATCACGTTGTCGGCGTGGTTAAGGATGTCGGCGAAGGAAGAGCGGAGAGGACGGGAGTGAGCGCTGTATAACGGGTTCTGGTTAAATTCAATGATACGGCTGACGGCATGGCGCAAGGCTTTCGACGGGATAGTGCCCCAGTGGGTGCAACCGCCGCCGACATTATGGTAGCGCTCTATCACGGCTACCGTGGCGCCCTGTTTCACCAGACCCATAGCAGCGCCTTCGCCGCCGGGGCCAGAGCCAATCACTATTACATCATAATCGTAGGTTTGTGGCATGGTAAGGCTTACCTTGTTCTTATACATAAAAGCAACAGAATAGTAACATCACCCAAAGAATAACCCAATTCTCACTGTGCGTTTTGTCATCTCTGGTAGCGCCCGCTTCGTAAACAATCATTCACAATCCGTTATAAACCCGGTAGTTTTAAAACTGGTATAGTGCCGTTTCAACAGGAAGGAATCAGGCAACGTGATGGGCGTCAGAGCGCAACAGAAAGAACGAACCCGGCGATCGCTGGTGGAAGCCGCGTTTAGCCAGCTAAGCGCGGAAAGAAGTTTTGCCAGCCTGAGCCTGCGTGAAGTGGCGCGCGAGGCCGGTATCGCGCCGACCTCGTTTTACCGTCACTTCCGGGACGTGGACGAGCTGGGCCTGACGATGGTGGATGAAAGCGGCCTGATGCTGCGCCAGCTGATGCGCCAGGCGCGCCAGCGCATCGCTAAAGGCGGTAGCGTTATCCGCACGTCGGTCTCCACCTTTATGGAATTTATCGGCAATAACCCGAACGCCTTCCGGCTGCTGCTGCGTGAGCGCTCCGGCACCTCGGCGGCATTTCGTGCCGCCGTCGCGCGTGAAATCCAGCATTTCATCGCGGAACTTGCCGATTATCTGGAACTCGAAAATCACATGCCGCGCGCGTTTACCGAAGCTCAGGCGGAGGCGATGGTCACTATCGTCTTTAGCGCAGGCGCGGAAGCGCTTGATGTGGGCCCGGAACAGCGTGGGCAATTAGAAGAGCGACTGGTGTTGCAGCTGCGCATGATCTCTAAAGGCGCTTACTACTGGTACCGTCGCGAACAAGAAAAGATGGCGCAATATTCCGATAAGTGAAGGACGAGCAATGAGAACCACGACACAAGAAAAGGGTACGCTGCTGCTGGCGCTGATCGCCGGTCTGTCGATTAACGGCACCTGCGCGGCGCTGTTCAGCTCCATCGTGCCTTTCTCGATTTTCCCGATTATTTCGCTGGCGCTGACGGTCTATTGCCTGCATCAGCGTTATCTGAACCGCACCATGCCGGTGGGCCTGCCAGGCATCGCCGCCGCCTGCTTTATTCTGGGCGTGTTGTTGTACAGCGCCGTGGTGCGCGCCGAATATCCGGCGATTGGCTCTAACTTCCTGCCGTCGGTGCTGTCGGTGGTACTGCTGTTCTGGATAGGCTTTCGCCTGCGTCGGCGCAAGGCGCGCTACGAAGAGTAAAAGAAAAGGGCGCCGCGGCGCCCTTTTTAATTAGCGGCGCGTTAACAGCACGCCGCACTCCATATGGTGGGTATACGGGAACTGGTCGAACAGCGCCAGGCGCTCAATGCGGTGGGTTTCGCAGAGCGTGGCGAGGTTGTCGCAGAGCGTCTGCGGGTTGCAGGAGATATAAAGGATACGCGGATACGCCTGCACCATTTTCACGGTTTCTTCATCAAGCCCGCTGCGCGGCGGATCGACAAAGATCGTCTCGCACTTGTAGCTTTTCAGGTCGATCCCCTGCAGACGGTTAAATTCGCGCACGCCATTCATCGCCTGGGTAAATTCTTCCGCCGCCATGCGGATAATCTGCACGTTGTCGATGTGGTTCGCCGCAAT
This window contains:
- the fabR gene encoding HTH-type transcriptional repressor FabR is translated as MMGVRAQQKERTRRSLVEAAFSQLSAERSFASLSLREVAREAGIAPTSFYRHFRDVDELGLTMVDESGLMLRQLMRQARQRIAKGGSVIRTSVSTFMEFIGNNPNAFRLLLRERSGTSAAFRAAVAREIQHFIAELADYLELENHMPRAFTEAQAEAMVTIVFSAGAEALDVGPEQRGQLEERLVLQLRMISKGAYYWYRREQEKMAQYSDK
- a CDS encoding YijD family membrane protein; this translates as MRTTTQEKGTLLLALIAGLSINGTCAALFSSIVPFSIFPIISLALTVYCLHQRYLNRTMPVGLPGIAAACFILGVLLYSAVVRAEYPAIGSNFLPSVLSVVLLFWIGFRLRRRKARYEE